A window from Bos indicus isolate NIAB-ARS_2022 breed Sahiwal x Tharparkar chromosome 1, NIAB-ARS_B.indTharparkar_mat_pri_1.0, whole genome shotgun sequence encodes these proteins:
- the BOC gene encoding brother of CDO isoform X3, translating into MNTTWRLNGRELNGSDDSLGILITRGTLVVTALNNHTVGRYQCVARMPAGAVASVPATVTLANLQDFKLDVQHVIEVDEGNTAVIACHLPESHPKAQVRYSVKQEWLEASRDNYLIMPSGNLQIVNASQEDEGMYKCAAYNPVTQEVKTSGSSDRLRVRRSTAEAARIIYPPEAQTIVVTKGQSLILECVASGIPPPRVTWAKDGSSVASYNKTRFLLSNLLIDTTNEEDSGTYRCMADNGVGEPGAAVILYNVQVFEPPEVTMELSQLVIPWGQSAKLTCEVRGNPPPSVLWLRNAVPLTSSQRLRLSHRALRVVSMGPEDEGVYQCMAENEVGSAHAVVQLKTARPGTTLRPWWDAQSATVTPPVPPSRPGGPDQMPKGHPGLLRPQASEQPASPQCPGDQGPVAPAEAPIILSSPRTSKTDSYELVWRPRHEGSSRAPVLYYLVKHRKQVTNSSDDWTISGIPASQHRLTLTRLDPGSLYEVEMAAYNCAGEGQTAMVTFRTGRRPKPEIVASKEQQIQRDDPGAGPQSSSQPDHGRLSPPEAPDRPTISMASETSVYVTWIPRGNGGFPIQSFRVEYKKLKKVGDWILATSAIPPSRLSVEITGLEKGTSYKFRVRALNMLGESEPSAPSRPYVVSGYSSRVYERPVAGPYITFTDAVNETTIMLKWMYIPASNNNTPIHGFYIYYRPTDSDNDSDYKKDMVEGDRYWHSISHLQPETSYDIKMQCFNEGGESEFSNVMICETKARKSSGQPGRLPPPTLAPPQPPPPETMERPVGTGAMVARSSDLPYLIVGVVLGSVVLIIVAFIPFCLWRAWSKQKHTTDLGFPRSALLSSSCQYTMVPLGGLPGHRASGQPYLSGTNGRACANGVRMNRACPVAAMGYPGVKPQQHCPGELQQQEDVNSVLRQTFLGNGYNPHSPQIPRAPRSNPDEGTFLYTLPDDSAHQLLPPHRDCHHLQEQPEATGQPGTRSVPQSPGLEAVWDPVFHPGPPCCLGLVPVEEVDSPDSCPVGRGDWCPQHPSGSYAGQELGVRLSPSPPVHVSFETPPPTI; encoded by the exons ATCTCCAGGACTTCAAGTTAGATGTGCAGCATGTGATTGAAGTTGATGAGGGGAACACAGCGGTCATCGCCTGCCACCTTCCCGAGAGCCACCCTAAAGCCCAGGTCCGGTACAGTGTCAAACAGGAGTGGCTGGAGGCCTCCCGGG ATAACTACCTGATCATGCCGTCGGGGAACCTCCAGATAGTGAACGCCAGCCAGGAGGACGAGGGGATGTACAAGTGCGCCGCCTACAACCCGGTGACGCAGGAAGTGAAGACCTCAGGCTCCAGCGACAGGCTGCGCGTGCGCC GCTCCACTGCCGAGGCTGCCCGCATCATCTACCCACCAGAGGCCCAGACCATCGTTGTCACCAAAGGCCAGAGTCTCATCCTGGAGTGTGTGGCCAGCGGGATCCCACCCCCAAGGGTTACCTGGGCCAAGGATGGCTCCAGTGTTGCCAGCTACAACAAGACACGCTTCCTGTTGAGCAACCTCCTCATTGACACCACCAATGAGGAGGACTCGGGGACCTACCGCTGCATGGCCGACAATGGGGTTGGGGAGCCCGGGGCCGCAGTCATCCTCTACAACGTCCAGGTGTTCG AACCCCCCGAGGTCACCATGGAGCTGTCCCAGCTGGTCATTCCTTGGGGCCAGAGCGCCAAGCTCACCTGTGAGGTGCGTGGGAACCCCCCGCCCTCAGTGCTGTGGCTGAGGAATGCTGTGCCCCTCACCTCCAGCCAGCGCCTCCGACTGTCCCATCGCGCCCTGCGGGTGGTCAGCATGGGGCCCGAGGATGAAGGCGTCTACCAGTGCATGGCCGAGAATGAGGTTGGGAGCGCCCACGCTGTGGTCCAGCTAAAGACCGCCAGGCCAG GCACCACCCTGAGACCATGGTGGGATGCTCAGTCAGCCACTGTCACACCTCCAGTGCCGCCCTCCAGACCTGGCGGCCCCGACCAGATGCCCAAGGGCCACCCAGGGCTATTGAGGCCCCAGGCATCAGAGCAGCCAGCCTCCCCACAGTGCCCCGGGGATCAGGGGCCAGTGGCCCCCGCCGAGGCGCCCATCATCCTCAGCTCGCCCCGCACGTCCAAGACTGACTCGTACGAGCTGGTGTGGCGGCCTCGGCATGAGGGCAGCAGCCGGGCACCGGTCCTCTACTACTTGGTGAAACACCGCAAG CAGGTCACCAACTCCTCTGATGACTGGACCATCTCTGGCATTCCAGCCAGCCAACACCGCCTGACCCTCACCAGACTAGACCCTGGGAGCTTGTATGAGGTGGAGATGGCGGCCTACAACTGTGCAGGCGAAGGCCAGACGGCCATGGTCACCTTCCGAACTG GACGACGGCCCAAACCTGAAATTGTGGCCAGCAAGGAACAGCAGATCCAGAGAGATGACCCTGGAGCTGGCCCCCAGAGCAGCAGCCAGCCGGACCATGGCCGCCTGTCCC CTCCAGAAGCTCCAGACAGGCCCACTATCTCCATGGCCTCTGAGACTTCAGTGTATGTGACCTGGATTCCCCGTGGGAATGGTGGCTTCCCCATCCAGTCCTTCCGTGTGGAGTACAAGAagctgaagaaagtgggggactGGATTCTAGCCACCAGTGCCATCCCTCCCTCCCGGCTCTCGGTGGAGATCACAGGCCTAGAGAAAG GCACCTCCTACAAGTTCCGAGTCCGGGCTCTGAACATGCTCGGGGAGAGCGAGCCCAGCGCCCCCTCCCGGCCCTACGTGGTGTCAGGCTACAGCAGCCGAGTGTACGAGAGGCCAGTGGCAGGCCCTTATATCACCTTCACTGATGCCGTCAACGAGACCACCATCATGCTCAAGTGGATG TATATCCCAGCAAGTAACAACAACACCCCAATCCACGGCTTTTATATCTATTACCGACCCACAGACAGTGACAACGACAGTGACTACAAGAAGGATATGGTGGAAG GGGATCGATACTGGCATTCCATCAGCCACCTCCAGCCAGAGACCTCCTATGACATTAAGATGCAGTGCTTCAACGAAGGAGGGGAGAGTGAGTTCAGCAACGTGATGATCTGTGAGACCAAAG CTCGGAAGTCTTCTGGTCAGCCCGGTCGACTTCCACCCCCAACTCTGGCCCCACCTCAGCCACCACCCCCTGAAACCATGGAGCGGCCAGTGGGCACGGGGGCCATGGTGGCCCGCTCCAGCGACCTGCCCTACCTGATCGTTGGGGTCGTCCTGGGCTCTGTCGTCCTCATCATCGTTGCCTTCATCCCCTTCTGCTTGTGGAGGGCCTGGTCTAAGCAAA AGCATACAACAGACCTGGGATTTCCTCGAAGTGCCCTTCTGTCCTCCTCCTGCCAGTACACTATGGTACCACTGGGAGGGCTCCCAGGCCACCGGGCCAGTGGGCAGCCCTACCTCAGTGGCACCAACGGCCGGGCCTGTGCCAACGGGGTACGCATGAACAGGGCCTGCCCTGTAGCTGCCATGGGCTACCCAGGCGTGAAACCACAGCAGCACTGTCCAGGGGAGCTTCAGCAG CAGGAGGATGTGAACAGCGTGCTGAggcagacctttcttggcaatgGATACAACCCCCACAGTCCACAGATTCCCAG AGCACCCAGGTCTAACCCGGACGAGGGCACTTTCCTATATACGCTGCCCGATGACTCAGCTCACCAGCTGCTCCCTCCGCACCGGGATTGCCACCACCTCCAGGAGCAGCCTGAAGCCACGGGTCAGCCAGGCACGAGGAGTGTACCCCAGAGTCCTGGGCTAGAAGCCGTGTGGGACCCTGTTTTTCACCCAG GACCCCCCTGCTGCCTGGGCCTCGTGCCGGTTGAAGAGGTGGACAGTCCCGACTCCTGCCCCGTGGGGAGAGGAGACTGGTGTCCCCAGCACCCCTCGGGGTCCTATGCAGGGCAGGAACTCGGGGTGCGGCTCTCCCCGAGCCCACCAGTGCACGTGTCTTTTGAAACACCACCTCCTACAATTTAG